From a single Mobula birostris isolate sMobBir1 chromosome 13, sMobBir1.hap1, whole genome shotgun sequence genomic region:
- the LOC140207860 gene encoding probable G-protein coupled receptor 139, which produces MLETFYRVRKIWYMVIAVIGVPVNIVAIVILFRGKCGLSTCTTHYLVAMATADLMTIVFAVILWRVSYYYFPGTFLDITPVCSVISALGQTATDCSVWFTVTFTFDRFVAICCQKQKAKYCTGKTAAVILTTIGVLLGFKNVPNAFVYFPVKVIDNVPWDCITKSDYYTGPGWLGYRWLSTVLTPLLPFVFILMLNALTVRHILVTSRVRKGLRGQSKAENRSDPEMESRRRSVILLLTSSGSFIILWSVNVAEFLYSVIAGLDQTKYNDSQYIFQHTGYKLMILTCCTNTFIYGVTQSKFREQFVNAAKYPLVSIIQLIHIGII; this is translated from the exons ATGCTTGAAACATTTTACCGTGTGAGAAAGATATGGTACATGGTCATTGCCGTTATTGGTGTTCCTG TGAATAttgtggcgattgtgatcctgttccggggaaagtgcggtctctctacctgcaccactcactacctggtggccatggcaacaGCGGATCTAATGACCATCGTCtttgcggtgatattgtggcgggtcagttattattacttccctgggactttcctggacatcacccccgtATGCAGTGTGATCTCTGCCCTGGGACAGACAGCCactgactgttctgtctggttcaccgtcacttttacatttgatcggtttgtcgccatctgtTGCCAGAAGCAGAAAGCaaagtattgcaccgggaaaactgcggctgtgattCTGACAACAATCGGTGTTTTGCTTGGTTTTAAAAATGTGCCCAACGCCTTTGTATATTTTCCTGTGAAAGTGATTGACAATGTACCCTGGGACTGTATTACAAAGTCGGATTACTATACAGGTCCCGGGTGGCTGGGATATAGGTGGCTTTCGACAGTTCTAACGCCATTGCTCCCGTTCGTATTTATACTaatgctcaacgctctgacagtcagacacatcctagtgaccagtcgcgtccgtaaggggctgagaggtcagagcaaggcggagaaccgcagtgacccggagatggagagcaggaggaggtctgtgatcttacttctcaccagctccggcagcttcatcatcctgtggtcCGTGAATGTTGCCGAATTCCTTTATAGCGTCATTGCCGGATTGGATCAAACTAAGTACAATGACTCTCAATACATTTTTCAACACACCGGATACAAGCTGATGATATTAACTTGCTGCACAAACACttttatttatggggtaactcagtCCAAATTCAGAGAGCAGTTCGTCAACGCAGCGAAATATCCACTCGTGTCAATTATTCAATTAATTCATATAGGAATTATCTAA